A single region of the Dissulfuribacter thermophilus genome encodes:
- a CDS encoding bifunctional nuclease family protein, producing MNFLQVKVHAITMDPDSNSPVLILKESQGERSLPIWIGLLEATAIATEMEKISFVRPMTHDLTVNLLEAVGVQVTRVAVTDLKDNTFYAVITLKNGDEEVEVDARPSDAIAIALRTGAQIFVSEEVMNSAVPQEPTTIYEEDVPKEKKKWAELLEELDPQSLKYKM from the coding sequence ATGAATTTTTTGCAAGTAAAGGTCCATGCCATAACGATGGATCCTGACTCTAATTCTCCAGTCTTGATTTTAAAGGAGTCTCAGGGAGAGAGGAGTCTGCCCATTTGGATAGGACTTCTTGAGGCTACAGCCATTGCTACTGAGATGGAGAAAATTAGCTTTGTGCGTCCAATGACCCATGATCTCACAGTTAATTTGCTGGAGGCAGTGGGTGTACAGGTCACCCGTGTTGCGGTCACAGACCTTAAAGACAATACATTTTATGCGGTTATAACCTTGAAAAATGGTGATGAAGAAGTAGAGGTAGATGCAAGGCCAAGTGATGCCATCGCCATTGCTCTAAGGACTGGAGCACAAATATTTGTATCTGAAGAGGTTATGAATAGTGCGGTTCCTCAGGAACCCACGACTATTTACGAGGAAGATGTACCAAAGGAAAAGAAAAAATGGGCAGAACTCTTGGAAGAATTGGATCCCCAGAGCCTCAAGTACAAGATGTAA
- a CDS encoding histidinol phosphate phosphatase domain-containing protein has protein sequence MIDLHCHSIMSDGELIPSELVRRLEVKGYRAVAITDHADASNLDFIIPRIIKAAERINQYSSTKLIPGIELTHVHPELIGPLAKEARELGAKVVVCHGETLVEPVAPGTNKAALEADIDILAHPGLISEEEARKAAERGIFLELSGRKGHSLSNGHVLQMARKTGAKLVINSDGHAPGDFMSREYAYNVARGAGCSETEVEEIYKSIMGWIDEILKG, from the coding sequence ATGATTGATCTTCATTGTCACTCCATTATGAGCGACGGAGAGCTTATTCCCTCCGAGCTCGTAAGACGTCTTGAGGTCAAGGGCTATAGGGCAGTGGCAATAACGGATCATGCAGATGCCTCGAATCTGGATTTTATTATACCGAGAATTATTAAGGCTGCAGAAAGGATAAATCAGTACAGCTCAACTAAACTCATTCCAGGGATAGAGCTTACACACGTTCATCCAGAACTGATAGGGCCCCTAGCAAAGGAGGCAAGGGAGCTTGGGGCCAAGGTTGTAGTATGCCATGGAGAAACCTTAGTGGAACCTGTTGCTCCAGGCACCAATAAGGCTGCGCTGGAGGCTGATATAGATATTTTGGCGCATCCAGGTTTAATCAGCGAAGAAGAGGCGAGAAAAGCTGCTGAGAGAGGGATATTTCTTGAATTATCTGGAAGGAAAGGTCATAGCCTGTCAAATGGCCACGTACTACAAATGGCTAGGAAAACCGGAGCCAAGCTTGTCATCAACTCTGATGGTCATGCACCGGGTGATTTTATGAGTCGGGAATATGCGTATAATGTTGCTAGGGGGGCTGGATGTAGTGAAACTGAGGTAGAAGAAATTTATAAGTCAATAATGGGTTGGATAGATGAGATATTGAAAGGATAG
- a CDS encoding chemotaxis protein CheX, which produces MKKKTMDAKIINPFLEAAINVLKTMAMVDPKPGKAFLKKDHLAHGDVSGIIGITGDAQGSMSISFSASCIKAIVKNLFGMPIEEINDEVRDAVGEITNMICGDARRRLEAENIHLQAGTPTIVSGANHTITHIHNGPKIAVPFDTDAGKFVIEVAFNS; this is translated from the coding sequence ATGAAAAAAAAGACCATGGATGCCAAAATCATAAATCCCTTTCTTGAGGCAGCGATAAATGTCTTGAAGACTATGGCCATGGTCGATCCCAAACCAGGTAAGGCCTTTTTAAAAAAGGATCATCTGGCCCATGGTGATGTGTCAGGCATAATAGGTATTACTGGTGATGCACAGGGGTCCATGTCAATTTCTTTTTCTGCTTCCTGTATTAAGGCCATTGTAAAAAATTTGTTTGGTATGCCAATAGAAGAAATAAATGACGAGGTCAGAGATGCAGTCGGTGAAATAACCAATATGATTTGTGGAGATGCGAGGAGAAGGCTTGAAGCTGAAAATATCCATCTGCAGGCCGGGACACCAACCATAGTGTCTGGAGCAAATCACACAATTACCCACATACACAACGGTCCCAAAATCGCAGTACCATTTGATACCGACGCAGGAAAATTCGTCATAGAAGTTGCGTTTAATAGCTAA
- a CDS encoding DNA internalization-related competence protein ComEC/Rec2, which yields MDLPYLIVYLFPFLGGILWGLKGPLLFSFLAALAPLFIRMYGLTFPSKGNGPYKSSPLSSLFQALIVSGMFFFLGLFHVIAHDFLLKLKNKGLLELSTQNGSVVLQGVIDKVPVPSIDGIRTEIEIHGLGRLCLYIKGATESDFPPGELIRFSARLRPIVNVKTPGTFDRELWWKQRGIMFQAYTEYPLKCICLGKIHPTPIEDLRVIVLHRLQKMIGTQNAGIATAMVLGEKSWIDFSTKEAFFKAGIGHILAVSGLHLAIVATFFGILIKYLLSFSDRLLLTLPVKKISIAVGCAFALLYVALAGFSPSAQRAFLMVFSFGLAFFLKRELSAVCALSLSAWLIVLFNPYSLKNPGFLLSFFAVFFLIWYSPWINTGNSFEKLIKLTIIAWLSTVPLSSVFFHQTSLIAIPLNIIIIPVLGTILLPGLILTLLLDISLWLFNCAPSSVMWYPISFLINLLNSVVQNASKLAISTLHIYSPTYFEVLCFYLILFFIGLLLRGEPERRFSIGAVTVTLIFMLSFHWYQAYHGKDIEFYTLDVGQGLSQVIFTPKKVVLVDAGGGTFPYDRGSFVVSPFLLSKNRDVIDYLIISHYETDHAGGVLGVLEKLKVKKVIGPKPAHHQKIFKRIKSLLNEKGIPFRIINSYETISLGENSMLFIYPGSTYKDLTKTNDKGLVTVFWSKGRSILMPADIEEKREMCLTKSFTQNVDLLVAPHHGSVTSSSINFVESFRPKFVVFSYGLGNGFGLPDPKVKMRYLRIGSTILETPIHGTIKASIDQKGNFTISTYEN from the coding sequence TTGGATCTACCCTATCTCATAGTCTATCTTTTTCCATTTCTTGGAGGAATACTCTGGGGGCTTAAAGGCCCCCTTTTATTTTCATTTCTCGCTGCTCTGGCCCCCTTATTTATAAGAATGTATGGGTTGACCTTCCCTTCAAAGGGCAACGGACCTTATAAATCATCGCCCCTATCTTCCCTATTCCAGGCCCTAATTGTATCAGGCATGTTCTTTTTCCTTGGACTGTTTCATGTAATTGCACATGATTTCCTGCTTAAACTTAAAAACAAAGGGCTTTTAGAGCTTTCTACCCAAAATGGCTCTGTAGTCCTCCAAGGGGTTATAGACAAGGTGCCTGTCCCATCAATAGACGGAATTAGAACGGAGATTGAAATCCATGGGCTAGGACGACTCTGCCTCTACATTAAAGGTGCAACAGAATCGGACTTCCCACCAGGAGAATTGATCCGTTTTTCCGCAAGACTAAGACCCATTGTGAATGTTAAAACACCTGGCACCTTTGACAGGGAGCTTTGGTGGAAACAACGAGGCATAATGTTTCAGGCATACACTGAATACCCACTAAAATGCATTTGTCTTGGAAAGATCCATCCAACCCCTATAGAGGATTTGAGAGTTATTGTACTTCATCGCCTACAAAAAATGATTGGAACGCAAAATGCCGGTATCGCAACTGCAATGGTCCTTGGTGAAAAGTCATGGATAGATTTTTCAACTAAAGAGGCATTTTTCAAGGCAGGCATTGGTCATATACTTGCAGTATCAGGCCTACACTTGGCAATCGTAGCAACTTTTTTCGGTATTTTAATCAAATATCTTCTCTCTTTTTCGGACCGGTTACTTCTAACATTACCTGTTAAAAAGATTTCAATTGCAGTTGGATGTGCTTTTGCACTTTTATACGTGGCCCTGGCCGGATTTTCTCCGTCAGCCCAAAGGGCCTTTTTAATGGTCTTTTCATTTGGATTGGCATTCTTTTTAAAAAGGGAACTCAGTGCAGTATGCGCCCTCAGTCTTTCAGCCTGGCTGATAGTCCTATTTAATCCATACTCGTTAAAAAATCCTGGTTTTTTACTTTCTTTTTTCGCCGTCTTCTTTCTCATCTGGTATTCACCCTGGATCAATACTGGTAACTCTTTTGAAAAGCTTATAAAACTTACTATTATTGCATGGCTTTCAACTGTTCCTCTCTCTTCTGTGTTCTTTCACCAGACATCCCTGATAGCAATCCCTTTAAATATCATAATTATTCCAGTGCTAGGGACGATCCTTTTACCTGGACTGATATTGACCCTTCTTTTGGACATTAGCCTGTGGTTGTTCAATTGTGCCCCGTCCTCAGTGATGTGGTATCCTATTTCTTTTTTGATCAACCTCTTGAACTCAGTGGTCCAGAATGCTTCAAAACTCGCCATAAGCACACTTCATATCTACAGTCCAACCTATTTTGAGGTCCTGTGCTTTTATCTCATACTATTTTTTATAGGCCTACTATTAAGAGGTGAACCAGAGAGGAGATTTTCAATAGGCGCTGTCACAGTTACCTTGATATTTATGTTATCGTTTCATTGGTATCAAGCATACCACGGGAAAGACATCGAATTTTACACATTAGATGTAGGCCAAGGACTGAGCCAAGTCATCTTCACTCCTAAAAAAGTCGTTTTAGTTGATGCAGGGGGTGGCACCTTTCCATATGACCGCGGTAGCTTTGTTGTAAGCCCGTTCCTTTTATCAAAAAATAGAGATGTGATAGACTATCTTATAATATCCCACTATGAGACAGACCATGCTGGTGGAGTCCTTGGAGTCTTAGAGAAGCTAAAGGTTAAAAAGGTCATCGGTCCAAAACCAGCTCATCACCAAAAAATCTTCAAACGGATCAAAAGTCTTCTTAATGAAAAAGGGATTCCGTTTAGGATCATAAATTCGTATGAAACCATTTCTCTTGGAGAAAACTCTATGCTTTTTATTTACCCAGGATCTACTTATAAAGATTTAACCAAGACAAATGACAAGGGGTTGGTAACTGTCTTTTGGTCCAAAGGCCGATCAATATTGATGCCTGCTGACATTGAAGAAAAAAGGGAAATGTGTCTGACAAAATCCTTTACACAAAATGTGGATCTATTGGTGGCACCGCATCACGGAAGTGTAACGTCGAGCAGCATAAATTTTGTAGAGAGCTTTAGACCGAAATTTGTAGTATTTTCTTATGGATTGGGAAATGGCTTTGGCCTACCAGACCCAAAGGTCAAAATGCGATATCTCCGAATTGGATCAACCATCCTGGAAACCCCTATTCATGGCACAATAAAGGCCTCCATTGACCAAAAGGGAAATTTTACAATAAGTACCTACGAAAATTAG
- a CDS encoding chaperone modulator CbpM: MTPTLYTFNYVCARCGISPKTLRRYIKEGLISPTYTEEGTMVFDEVVLERLEIIRRLRCDLGVNIAGIDIILRLISRIRELQDELDRSEKELRKRTTSDRDHEGHGITIMGKEIISIDISQG, from the coding sequence ATGACTCCTACCCTATATACCTTTAATTATGTGTGCGCTCGATGTGGCATCAGCCCAAAGACATTAAGAAGATACATAAAAGAAGGGCTCATATCGCCCACGTACACTGAAGAAGGCACAATGGTGTTCGACGAAGTAGTCCTTGAACGACTGGAGATCATAAGAAGATTGAGGTGTGACCTTGGGGTAAATATCGCCGGCATTGATATAATATTGCGGCTAATCTCAAGGATTCGTGAACTTCAAGATGAGCTCGACCGTTCAGAAAAGGAGCTTCGTAAAAGGACAACCAGTGATAGAGATCATGAGGGTCATGGTATAACAATTATGGGTAAAGAGATAATCAGTATAGACATTTCACAGGGTTGA
- a CDS encoding vitamin B12-dependent ribonucleotide reductase codes for MKKDSINELPQTNLPLTDNALIVLAKRYLKKDKQGRVAEKPEEMFERVAGAIAEADLLYDKGADIESLKEKFYELMTTFKFMPNSPTLMNAGRELGQLSACFVLPIEDSIESIFEAVKHTAMIHKSGGGTGFSFSRIRPEGDRVKTTHGVASGPISFMTIFDVATETIKQGGTRRGANMGILRVDHPDIEKFITAKTQTDRLNNFNISVALTEKFMEAVEKGGDYSLINPRTGEEVKKISASYIFDKIVASAWASGEPGIVFLDRINRSNPTPHLGDIESTNPCGEQPLLPYESCNLGSINLGRFVNNGEIDYEDLKETVWYAVHFLDNVIDVNKFPIKKIEEMTKRTRKIGLGVMGFADMLIKLGIPYNSKEAVQVAEEVMDFIDRESKEASAELAKIRGNFPAYKGSIYDNPETPYMRNATTTTIAPTGTISIIAGASSGIEPLFAVSFIRRVLDGTELIEAHPEFVNALKERGLYSHELMEKIAGSGSLQDIDEVPEDLKKIFVTSMDVSPREHIEIQAAFQRHTDNAVSKTINFPEKATEEDIRTAYILAWKEGLKGLTIYRYGSRPVQVLQLKKKEEKEKVSHPHVHGPNGKIAPRPRPTVTRGVTQRVKTGCGNLYVTVNWDDRDMCEVFAQMGKAGGCAACQMEAESRLISLALRSGIRVQAIVKQLAGIRCPSPSWQEGGQILSCPDAMAKVLAKAANVEIIKDDKQYRSCPECGAVLEPEGGCFVCHSCGFSKCD; via the coding sequence ATGAAAAAAGACTCTATAAACGAATTGCCACAAACAAACCTTCCACTCACTGACAATGCACTGATTGTTCTCGCAAAAAGATATTTAAAAAAGGATAAACAAGGCAGGGTTGCTGAGAAACCAGAAGAGATGTTTGAACGAGTAGCAGGGGCCATTGCAGAGGCAGATCTTCTCTATGACAAAGGAGCTGACATTGAGAGTCTCAAAGAAAAATTCTATGAACTCATGACTACCTTTAAATTCATGCCAAACTCCCCCACCTTAATGAATGCAGGAAGGGAATTGGGTCAGCTATCAGCTTGCTTTGTACTCCCAATAGAAGACTCCATTGAAAGTATTTTCGAAGCGGTAAAACACACTGCAATGATCCACAAAAGTGGTGGAGGCACAGGATTTTCCTTTTCAAGAATCAGACCAGAGGGAGACAGGGTTAAGACTACTCATGGAGTAGCAAGTGGACCCATCTCCTTTATGACCATATTCGATGTGGCCACAGAGACAATCAAACAGGGTGGGACAAGACGTGGCGCCAATATGGGCATACTTAGAGTTGACCATCCAGACATAGAAAAATTCATTACTGCAAAGACCCAAACAGACCGGCTAAACAACTTTAATATTAGTGTTGCCCTCACTGAAAAGTTTATGGAAGCAGTGGAAAAAGGGGGGGACTACTCTCTCATTAATCCGCGTACAGGTGAAGAGGTAAAAAAGATTTCTGCTTCATACATATTTGACAAGATCGTAGCATCTGCATGGGCAAGCGGTGAGCCAGGTATAGTATTCCTTGACAGGATAAATCGGTCAAACCCAACGCCTCACCTTGGCGATATCGAAAGTACTAATCCTTGTGGCGAACAACCACTTCTTCCCTATGAGTCATGCAATCTCGGTTCCATCAACCTAGGACGTTTTGTCAATAATGGGGAAATTGACTACGAAGACCTTAAAGAAACTGTTTGGTATGCAGTTCACTTTTTAGACAACGTAATAGATGTAAACAAGTTCCCCATAAAAAAGATTGAAGAGATGACAAAAAGGACGAGAAAAATCGGCCTTGGTGTAATGGGCTTTGCCGATATGCTTATCAAGCTAGGTATCCCTTACAATTCAAAAGAAGCGGTTCAGGTGGCAGAAGAGGTAATGGATTTTATAGATAGGGAGTCTAAAGAGGCCTCAGCAGAGCTCGCAAAAATCAGGGGAAACTTTCCTGCCTATAAAGGGAGCATATATGACAATCCCGAAACTCCCTACATGCGTAATGCAACAACCACAACCATTGCTCCTACTGGGACCATAAGCATAATTGCTGGTGCATCTTCTGGAATTGAACCCCTGTTTGCAGTCTCTTTTATTAGAAGGGTCCTAGACGGGACTGAACTTATAGAGGCACATCCAGAATTCGTCAATGCATTGAAGGAACGAGGACTTTACAGCCATGAACTCATGGAAAAAATCGCTGGTTCTGGTTCACTGCAGGATATTGATGAAGTACCAGAGGATCTTAAAAAGATATTTGTAACCTCTATGGATGTATCTCCTAGGGAGCATATTGAAATTCAGGCAGCATTTCAACGACATACTGATAATGCCGTGTCAAAGACTATCAACTTCCCTGAAAAGGCTACTGAAGAAGACATTCGTACAGCATATATCCTAGCGTGGAAGGAAGGCCTCAAGGGGCTTACCATCTATCGCTACGGAAGTAGACCAGTACAGGTTCTCCAACTCAAAAAGAAGGAAGAAAAGGAAAAAGTATCTCACCCCCATGTGCATGGACCAAATGGTAAAATTGCACCAAGGCCAAGGCCAACGGTTACTCGTGGTGTAACCCAGAGGGTAAAGACAGGTTGTGGTAACCTATATGTGACTGTCAATTGGGATGACAGAGACATGTGTGAAGTGTTTGCCCAGATGGGTAAGGCTGGAGGATGCGCAGCCTGCCAGATGGAAGCAGAAAGTAGGCTTATTTCCCTGGCACTCCGTTCTGGAATAAGGGTTCAGGCAATAGTAAAACAATTAGCAGGCATCAGGTGTCCATCGCCAAGCTGGCAGGAAGGTGGTCAGATTCTGTCTTGCCCAGATGCCATGGCAAAAGTCCTTGCAAAGGCCGCAAATGTTGAGATAATTAAAGATGATAAGCAATATAGATCATGTCCAGAGTGTGGCGCAGTGCTCGAACCTGAAGGAGGTTGCTTTGTATGTCATTCATGTGGCTTTTCAAAGTGTGATTAA
- the ahcY gene encoding adenosylhomocysteinase, producing the protein MDYHVKSLDLADKGKLRIEWASMSMPVLNKIKERFRKERPLDGVVLGACLHVTTETAALVQTLKAGGASVYLCASNPLSTQDDVAASLVKHDEIPVFAIKGEDNETYYEHLRAVLDAKPTITMDDGADLVSTLHKERKELLDKIIGGTEETTTGVIRLKAMAEDGVLRYPIIAVNDANTKHLFDNRYGTGQSTLDGIIRATNRLIAGSIFVVCGYGWCGRGVAMRAKGLGARVIVTEVDPLKALEAVMDGYEVMPLEEASRIGDFFCTVTGDIHVIRKEHFLNMKDGAIVANSGHFNVELDLEGLEDVTKEKRIIRDFVEEYTLNNERRIYVLGQGRLVNLAAAEGHPSSVMDMSFANQALCAEYMVKQGSALEKKVYGVPEEIDKEIARLKLESMGIRIDTLTEEQAKYLSSWEMGT; encoded by the coding sequence ATGGATTATCATGTAAAATCGCTGGATCTTGCAGATAAGGGTAAACTCAGAATTGAGTGGGCATCCATGAGTATGCCCGTATTAAATAAGATTAAGGAACGATTTAGAAAAGAGCGCCCATTGGATGGAGTAGTACTTGGGGCATGTCTCCATGTTACTACAGAGACAGCGGCTCTCGTCCAGACTCTAAAGGCCGGAGGTGCTTCAGTATATCTTTGTGCCTCAAATCCTCTTAGCACTCAGGACGACGTTGCTGCAAGCCTCGTCAAACACGACGAGATCCCTGTATTTGCCATCAAAGGCGAAGACAACGAGACCTATTATGAACACCTGAGGGCAGTACTGGATGCGAAGCCAACCATCACCATGGATGATGGTGCTGACCTTGTATCTACCCTTCATAAAGAAAGAAAAGAACTCCTGGACAAAATCATAGGTGGAACTGAAGAGACCACTACCGGCGTTATAAGGCTTAAGGCCATGGCCGAAGACGGAGTACTACGCTACCCCATTATCGCTGTAAATGACGCCAATACAAAACACCTTTTTGACAACCGCTATGGCACGGGGCAATCAACTCTTGACGGCATAATCCGAGCCACAAACAGGCTCATAGCCGGAAGTATATTCGTTGTTTGCGGTTATGGATGGTGTGGCCGTGGCGTTGCCATGCGGGCAAAAGGCCTAGGAGCACGGGTTATAGTAACTGAGGTCGATCCTTTAAAGGCCCTAGAAGCGGTCATGGATGGCTATGAGGTCATGCCCTTAGAGGAGGCATCGCGCATCGGAGACTTCTTCTGCACTGTAACCGGGGATATTCACGTTATTAGGAAAGAACATTTCTTAAACATGAAAGATGGTGCAATTGTGGCAAATTCCGGTCATTTCAATGTTGAATTAGATCTTGAGGGACTAGAAGACGTTACCAAGGAAAAGCGCATCATCAGAGACTTTGTAGAAGAATATACCCTCAATAACGAAAGAAGGATCTATGTCTTAGGTCAAGGTCGCTTAGTAAACCTTGCTGCTGCAGAGGGACATCCTTCAAGCGTTATGGATATGAGTTTTGCCAACCAGGCCCTTTGTGCTGAATACATGGTGAAACAAGGAAGCGCCTTAGAGAAAAAAGTCTATGGTGTGCCCGAAGAAATCGATAAAGAGATTGCTCGGTTGAAACTAGAGAGTATGGGAATCAGAATTGATACCCTTACTGAAGAGCAAGCAAAATACCTTTCAAGTTGGGAGATGGGCACCTGA
- the metK gene encoding methionine adenosyltransferase has translation MPNFLFTSESVTEGHPDKVADQISDAILDTILEKDPYARVACETLVTTGLALIAGEITTDCYVDMPKVVRGTIKEIGYTDSSMGFDWQTCAVLTSIDKQSPDIAMGVDRDGDIGAGDQGLMFGYACDETPDFMPMPIWYAHKLAQRLAEVRKKGILPFLRPDGKSQVTIKYEDKRPISCHSIVIAAQHEPHVTHKELEEAIIEEVIKKVVDPKHLNGNTQYFINSTGRFVVGGPLADCGMTGRKIIVDTYGGRGHHGGGAFSGKDPTKVDRGPSYMARYVAKNIVAAGLARECEVQVSYAIGITKPLAINVRTYGTEAIPQEKIVEIIENNFSFKPKDIIDHLDLRRPIYKKTAAYGHFGRTEPEFTWERLDMVEKLKSDAGL, from the coding sequence ATGCCCAATTTTCTCTTCACCTCTGAATCTGTCACAGAAGGCCATCCAGATAAGGTGGCAGATCAGATTTCTGATGCCATTCTTGATACCATTCTTGAAAAAGATCCTTATGCAAGGGTGGCATGCGAGACCCTTGTTACCACAGGTCTTGCATTGATTGCAGGAGAAATAACCACAGACTGTTACGTGGATATGCCTAAAGTGGTGAGGGGGACCATAAAAGAGATTGGATATACAGATTCTTCTATGGGCTTTGACTGGCAGACCTGTGCAGTACTCACGAGCATAGACAAACAATCCCCAGATATCGCCATGGGGGTTGACAGAGATGGCGACATCGGCGCTGGTGACCAGGGGCTAATGTTTGGATATGCCTGCGATGAGACCCCTGATTTCATGCCAATGCCCATATGGTATGCACATAAACTGGCACAAAGGCTAGCAGAAGTGAGGAAAAAGGGCATTCTTCCCTTCTTGAGACCTGACGGCAAAAGCCAGGTTACTATAAAATATGAAGATAAGCGCCCTATATCGTGCCACTCCATTGTTATTGCAGCTCAACATGAACCTCATGTCACCCATAAGGAGCTTGAAGAGGCCATTATTGAAGAAGTAATCAAGAAGGTAGTTGATCCAAAACATCTAAATGGCAATACCCAGTACTTCATCAACAGTACCGGAAGATTCGTAGTAGGTGGGCCACTTGCTGACTGTGGTATGACCGGTCGCAAGATCATAGTAGATACCTATGGTGGAAGAGGTCACCATGGAGGCGGGGCATTTTCTGGTAAAGATCCAACAAAAGTAGATAGAGGGCCTTCCTATATGGCTAGATATGTTGCTAAAAATATAGTTGCTGCAGGTCTGGCTAGAGAGTGTGAAGTTCAGGTCTCATATGCCATTGGAATAACCAAGCCCCTCGCTATCAATGTAAGAACCTATGGAACAGAGGCTATTCCACAGGAAAAGATAGTAGAGATCATTGAAAACAACTTCAGTTTCAAACCCAAAGATATCATTGATCACCTAGATCTTAGACGCCCCATATACAAAAAGACCGCAGCTTACGGACATTTTGGAAGGACAGAACCAGAATTTACCTGGGAACGCCTAGATATGGTAGAAAAACTAAAGTCTGATGCTGGGCTCTAA
- a CDS encoding KamA family radical SAM protein, whose protein sequence is MYKAQYITKIEAVDGLSADEKVALKRVTDVFPFRANEYYLSLIDWSDPNDPIRKIVIPQESELKVWGKIDASNESNYTVVPGCEHKYADTAILLSNHVCGCFCRFCFRKRLFIKGAKEVPADLSMGLEYIRKHKEINNVLITGGDGLLLSTGKLEKIIKALCEMDHVRIIRIGSKILAFNPFRVLNDPDLPKMLGKYSGPKRQIYVMTHFNHPKEITPRSVEAIEILKKHGIVLANQTPLLKGINDDPDTLGKLFNELSFHGVPPYYVFINRPVIGNREFSLSLKEAYEIFEEARNRCSGLGKRARLAMSHETGKVELLAVKDDDLILRYQRFVKTSDKGRIFSIKASNDVYWLDEQLNPLHFEDAL, encoded by the coding sequence ATGTACAAAGCACAATACATTACTAAAATAGAAGCGGTCGACGGACTTTCTGCAGATGAAAAAGTAGCCCTAAAGAGGGTAACAGACGTATTTCCATTTAGGGCCAATGAGTATTATCTGTCCCTAATAGATTGGTCTGACCCCAACGATCCCATCAGAAAAATCGTAATCCCACAGGAATCTGAACTAAAGGTTTGGGGCAAAATCGATGCATCAAATGAATCGAATTATACAGTAGTCCCTGGATGTGAACATAAATACGCAGATACCGCTATCCTCCTTTCAAATCATGTATGTGGCTGTTTTTGCCGTTTTTGTTTTAGGAAGAGGCTCTTCATAAAGGGAGCAAAGGAGGTGCCTGCTGATCTTTCCATGGGACTAGAATACATTAGAAAGCACAAAGAAATAAATAATGTATTGATTACTGGCGGAGATGGCCTTCTTCTTTCTACGGGAAAACTTGAAAAAATAATAAAAGCCCTCTGCGAGATGGATCATGTTCGAATAATCAGGATTGGCTCAAAGATTCTTGCCTTTAATCCTTTTAGAGTATTGAATGATCCTGACCTACCTAAAATGCTTGGGAAGTACTCAGGCCCAAAGAGACAAATCTATGTTATGACGCACTTTAACCATCCAAAAGAAATTACTCCTAGATCTGTTGAGGCCATTGAGATCCTCAAGAAACACGGCATAGTTCTAGCGAATCAGACCCCACTTTTAAAGGGCATAAACGATGATCCAGATACCCTTGGAAAACTGTTTAATGAACTATCTTTTCACGGAGTACCTCCATATTACGTATTCATCAACAGACCAGTAATAGGAAATAGAGAATTTAGTCTGTCCTTAAAAGAGGCATATGAAATCTTTGAAGAGGCAAGAAACCGATGCTCAGGCCTTGGTAAACGAGCACGCCTTGCCATGAGTCATGAGACTGGTAAGGTAGAACTCCTTGCAGTAAAGGATGATGATCTCATCTTGCGCTATCAGCGCTTTGTAAAGACTTCAGACAAAGGTAGAATCTTTTCTATCAAGGCATCTAATGATGTTTATTGGTTGGATGAACAATTGAATCCACTACACTTTGAAGATGCCCTATGA